The proteins below come from a single Argentina anserina chromosome 1, drPotAnse1.1, whole genome shotgun sequence genomic window:
- the LOC126802983 gene encoding uncharacterized protein LOC126802983 isoform X2, with protein sequence MKKYGGSLVVTSVFGRKVKTTRETVIPEPDYRIPIVLLGLSGGLAYTNNLLPAAPVGLLGLLLLFQTTRVRFVFDDEALEVKVGEELETSGENVFVGGKNRWKYSSFVNWELWWPNFPILVYFKETQTKSEGQVHFFPVIFNGKQLYDVMVERAGPSQTSGPK encoded by the exons TTTGGAAGGAAAGTGAAGACCACCAGAGAGACTGTGATACCTGAGCCGGATTACCGGATTCCAATTGTGCTACTAG GTCTATCTGGTGGGTTAGCATATACAAACAATCTTTTACCAGCTGCTCCGGTTGGTCTCCTTGGATTACTGCTATTGTTTCAG ACTACAAGAGTTAGATTTGTCTTCGATGACGAGGCTCTG GAAGTAAAAGTAGGGGAGGAGCTTGAGACTTCTGGTGAAAATGTCTTcgtgggtggtaaaaaccgtTGGAA ATACTCATCATTTGTGAACTGGGAGCTTTGGTGGCCAAATTTCCCCATTCTGGTGTATTTCAAAGAGACTCAGACAAAGTCTGAAGGGCAAGTCCACTTCTTTCCGGTGATATTT AATGGGAAGCAACTTTATGATGTCATGGTGGAGAGAGCTGGTCCTTCCCAAACTAGCGGGCCAAAATAA